A section of the Cuniculiplasma divulgatum genome encodes:
- a CDS encoding AbrB/MazE/SpoVT family DNA-binding domain-containing protein produces the protein MDKKKLLEVAHISSRGSSFRITLPRKIVERLGLKADDIIAFYEDDGIKIDKIQ, from the coding sequence ATGGATAAAAAGAAACTTCTGGAGGTTGCGCATATATCTTCAAGGGGCTCGTCCTTCAGGATAACTCTGCCAAGGAAGATTGTGGAACGTCTCGGCTTGAAGGCTGATGACATAATTGCATTCTATGAGGATGATGGAATTAAGATAGATAAAATTCAGTGA
- a CDS encoding 50S ribosomal protein L16, whose translation MVTKPARMYSKITGPAYTRREFMGGVPYPKITNFVQGNQKKDFEIEFRLIAKESCQIRHIALEAARVSVNRKMLEGSSPDSYFLQIRPYPHQVIREHKMATGAGADRISSGMRAAFGRPVGTAARVHTDDIIMVGRTSPDKARKMRDALHKASMKLPTPCRIEISKGKDLAGKLGL comes from the coding sequence ATGGTAACTAAACCTGCCAGAATGTATAGCAAAATTACAGGGCCAGCCTACACGAGGAGAGAGTTTATGGGCGGCGTTCCTTACCCGAAAATCACAAACTTTGTTCAGGGAAACCAGAAAAAGGACTTTGAAATAGAGTTCAGGCTCATAGCCAAGGAATCATGCCAGATCAGGCATATAGCACTTGAGGCAGCAAGAGTATCTGTTAACAGAAAAATGCTTGAAGGATCAAGCCCAGACAGCTACTTCCTGCAGATAAGGCCATATCCCCACCAGGTAATCAGGGAACATAAGATGGCAACAGGAGCAGGCGCAGACAGAATATCAAGTGGAATGAGAGCTGCCTTTGGCAGACCTGTGGGCACAGCTGCCCGTGTACATACGGATGATATCATAATGGTCGGTCGCACATCCCCGGACAAAGCCAGAAAAATGAGGGACGCGCTTCATAAGGCCTCCATGAAACTTCCTACACCCTGCCGCATAGAAATCTCAAAGGGCAAGGACCTGGCAGGAAAACTTGGTCTTTAG
- a CDS encoding aminoglycoside phosphotransferase family protein, producing the protein MEREKSLKIFESLFTEIDLSGSRLDTHGWDSRVLFLQNGTVIKIPLANGYEKLEREYCVLKSVKPLLGDLVPDRIALVMKKFRGETLEFLSYNAIEGITLDDAAPLSRDMETSIWVQMTRILPAIHHHMPPGLSKCGIPLLDGPGWRDFYAGFLRDLRITVFPALDGHLSSYLEDQIRTFVENDSNFEFRPALIHGDIDPRNLIWDTHSLRISGIIDWGDSMIGDPAFDYASMLFNERVGLQLIRNQRELAGPGPIRRIEFYHRMVPVYWIMYGLRNRREKLVRDGIRELENRIGFKIAIL; encoded by the coding sequence ATGGAAAGGGAAAAATCCCTAAAAATTTTTGAATCTCTCTTTACTGAAATAGATTTATCAGGATCCCGCCTGGATACTCATGGGTGGGACAGCAGGGTTTTGTTCCTGCAGAATGGTACTGTAATTAAGATTCCACTTGCAAACGGCTATGAGAAACTTGAAAGGGAATATTGTGTGCTGAAGTCAGTCAAGCCCCTTCTTGGTGATCTAGTTCCTGACAGGATCGCACTGGTTATGAAGAAATTCAGAGGTGAAACATTGGAGTTCCTTTCCTACAACGCCATAGAGGGTATCACCCTTGATGATGCAGCTCCGCTATCAAGGGACATGGAAACTTCAATATGGGTGCAGATGACGCGCATACTGCCAGCAATCCATCATCATATGCCGCCCGGTCTCAGCAAATGTGGAATTCCCCTATTGGACGGCCCTGGGTGGCGAGACTTCTATGCGGGATTTCTTCGGGATCTGAGAATAACGGTTTTCCCGGCCCTGGATGGCCATCTTTCAAGTTATCTGGAGGACCAGATCAGAACCTTCGTTGAAAATGATTCAAATTTCGAATTCCGGCCTGCCCTCATTCATGGTGACATTGATCCCAGGAATCTCATATGGGACACACATTCACTCAGGATATCAGGGATAATAGACTGGGGGGACAGCATGATTGGGGATCCGGCCTTTGATTATGCCTCCATGCTATTCAATGAAAGGGTTGGCCTGCAGCTCATCAGGAACCAGAGAGAACTTGCAGGTCCTGGTCCCATCAGGAGAATTGAATTCTATCACAGGATGGTGCCTGTATACTGGATCATGTATGGTCTCAGGAACAGGAGGGAGAAGCTTGTCCGTGACGGCATAAGAGAACTTGAAAATAGGATTGGATTCAAGATTGCAATCCTCTGA
- the speB gene encoding agmatinase, producing MGDNGRQEDNVPELKDLFSHRKIADAVSPYTEARYVVFGVPFDGTSSFRRGSRLAPDTIRLAYDNLESFEFSYGVDFLSAGICDMGNLQVGEDVSEVVDTVESVTGTMMRSGKVPVMLGGEHSVTVGAVRNIPKDTVMIIIDAHSDFRDEYMGNRLNHACVTRRALEILGAGKIFSIGTRSVSMEEYRSEEWSKVRFFTANEVRTKGIMSVIQEIESRNPARIYFSIDMDGIDPSEAPGVGTPEPYGISAVEVRSLITHFAKRIIGFDVVEMTPVYDNGNTSMLAAKLIQDFIGSRESMQSLF from the coding sequence TTGGGAGACAATGGGCGTCAGGAAGATAATGTTCCAGAACTGAAAGATCTGTTTTCACACAGGAAAATCGCCGATGCTGTGTCACCTTACACAGAGGCCCGTTATGTGGTCTTCGGGGTGCCATTTGATGGTACATCCAGCTTCAGACGGGGATCGAGGCTCGCTCCTGATACAATAAGGCTTGCCTATGATAATCTTGAATCCTTCGAGTTTTCATACGGTGTAGATTTCCTGTCTGCAGGCATCTGCGACATGGGTAATTTGCAGGTAGGCGAGGACGTATCGGAAGTGGTTGACACCGTTGAAAGTGTCACGGGTACAATGATGAGATCTGGCAAGGTACCGGTAATGCTTGGAGGTGAGCACTCGGTAACTGTTGGTGCCGTCAGGAACATTCCAAAGGATACAGTGATGATCATAATAGATGCCCACTCAGATTTCAGGGATGAATACATGGGAAACAGGCTGAACCATGCCTGCGTCACCAGAAGGGCCCTGGAAATCCTTGGGGCTGGAAAGATATTCTCAATAGGCACTAGATCTGTATCAATGGAGGAATACAGATCGGAGGAATGGTCAAAGGTCAGGTTTTTTACGGCAAATGAAGTCAGAACGAAAGGTATCATGTCTGTAATTCAGGAAATTGAATCAAGAAATCCTGCAAGAATATACTTTTCCATAGACATGGATGGTATAGACCCATCTGAAGCGCCAGGCGTGGGAACACCGGAACCATACGGCATAAGTGCTGTTGAGGTGAGATCCCTCATCACTCACTTCGCCAAGAGGATCATAGGTTTCGACGTGGTAGAAATGACGCCAGTGTATGATAATGGGAACACGTCAATGCTTGCGGCCAAGCTTATTCAGGACTTCATCGGTTCCAGAGAAAGCATGCAGTCTCTATTCTGA
- a CDS encoding translation initiation factor IF-5A — MSWQEAEVRELKVGRYMLVDDVPCKIVDITMSKPGKHGEAKGRIVAIGVFDGQKRSVVYPVKHKVKVPIIEKKNAQVLSIANNEAQLMDSETFETFVVQLDPTEIERVKPGTEVSYWETMGVRKIMFQN; from the coding sequence ATGAGCTGGCAGGAAGCCGAAGTTAGAGAACTTAAGGTAGGAAGATACATGCTTGTAGACGATGTACCGTGCAAGATAGTTGACATCACAATGTCCAAACCGGGGAAGCATGGTGAAGCAAAGGGAAGGATTGTGGCCATAGGAGTGTTTGACGGACAGAAGAGAAGCGTAGTTTACCCCGTCAAGCATAAGGTCAAGGTACCAATAATTGAGAAGAAGAACGCCCAGGTTCTGTCCATTGCGAACAATGAGGCTCAACTGATGGACTCTGAGACCTTTGAGACATTTGTTGTTCAGCTTGATCCCACGGAAATCGAACGGGTAAAACCCGGAACGGAGGTATCCTATTGGGAGACAATGGGCGTCAGGAAGATAATGTTCCAGAACTGA
- a CDS encoding amidohydrolase family protein — translation MKSMLIRNAIIVSQDINRSVFMGNILIEGNRITYTGPEEKGADEIIDGTGRIAMPGMINTHCHVAMTHLRGQIDDVPLSSFLERTFKLDGERTEKGLYNSALLGIREMVHSGVTSFLDLYYSEDVIVRAVEKAGIRGFLAWNTLDEDKTTQRGNPVKNAQHFISEFRGRDLVTPAIGVQGIYVAGDETYLSALDVADREDTIIHGHLAETRQEVYNFVKASKGERPIEHLSKIGFLGPRFIAAHSVWATLNEVRLLSKASASVSWNPVSNAKLGVGGIAPIPEYLNNGVTVSIGSDSTASNNSQDVISSMKFGSIWVKNDRWNPALTNAQMLLDMATVNAAASLKRKDIGAIAPGMLADIVLMDTRNPRMAPTTISNAVSNIVYSADTSCVSDVMVNGVFLKRDGSLLRPEYEDLPFEDYN, via the coding sequence ATGAAGAGCATGCTGATTCGCAACGCAATTATCGTTTCACAGGACATCAACAGGTCAGTCTTTATGGGAAATATACTGATTGAGGGAAACAGGATCACCTACACCGGACCGGAAGAGAAGGGGGCAGACGAAATCATTGATGGAACAGGCAGAATAGCCATGCCGGGGATGATCAACACACACTGCCATGTGGCAATGACGCACCTGAGGGGGCAGATTGATGACGTGCCCCTGTCCAGTTTCCTTGAAAGAACATTCAAGCTTGATGGCGAAAGGACTGAGAAAGGACTTTACAACTCTGCACTTCTTGGAATCAGGGAAATGGTGCATTCTGGCGTAACGTCATTCCTGGATCTCTATTACTCTGAGGACGTGATTGTAAGAGCAGTTGAAAAAGCAGGTATCCGCGGGTTCCTGGCCTGGAATACCCTGGATGAGGATAAGACCACACAGAGGGGGAATCCCGTGAAGAATGCACAGCATTTCATAAGTGAATTCAGGGGACGTGATCTGGTGACTCCAGCCATAGGTGTTCAGGGAATATATGTGGCAGGCGACGAGACCTATCTCTCTGCCCTGGATGTGGCAGACAGGGAGGATACCATAATACATGGACACCTTGCTGAGACCCGCCAAGAGGTTTACAATTTTGTAAAAGCTTCCAAAGGCGAAAGGCCAATAGAGCATCTTTCAAAAATCGGCTTCCTTGGCCCCAGGTTCATTGCTGCTCATTCAGTCTGGGCAACACTCAATGAAGTCAGACTGCTTTCTAAGGCATCAGCCAGCGTCTCATGGAATCCTGTCAGCAACGCAAAACTTGGCGTGGGAGGAATTGCGCCCATACCTGAATACCTGAACAATGGTGTTACTGTCTCCATTGGGTCGGACAGCACCGCTTCAAACAATTCCCAGGATGTGATCTCCTCAATGAAATTCGGCTCCATATGGGTCAAGAATGATCGGTGGAATCCTGCATTAACAAATGCCCAGATGCTGCTGGACATGGCCACAGTGAACGCTGCTGCCTCACTGAAGAGGAAGGATATAGGGGCCATAGCGCCAGGAATGCTGGCAGACATAGTTCTGATGGACACAAGGAATCCAAGGATGGCTCCCACCACAATCAGCAATGCCGTTTCAAATATTGTGTATTCTGCCGATACATCATGTGTCAGTGATGTAATGGTGAATGGGGTATTCCTGAAAAGGGATGGGTCACTACTGCGGCCTGAATATGAGGATTTGCCCTTTGAAGATTACAACTGA
- a CDS encoding DUF58 domain-containing protein yields the protein MIKKSGYALISAVTSAVLEALFFGYRYFIIFSLVLFFVIAADIILFNKGTATDLFRIRIERFLKDDHGRKHQPKEIRVRFTNPTSRTITFHYYDTLSDVFRTEGDFEGEIALSPGQTVEKAYSIESIAIGKYKIGPLITYVQDPMKICITRSILEKIDEVKIGPALSDIYTQRSERLSNFLFTAGMHYSRKSGQGYDFYGVRQYVESDDFRYIVWDRYNGGDYEDLFIKQMEEERQIDVYFVMDYSSGMNQGTATRRMYDTVVTSVLNASYSIIKNRDGVGFQVISSSLDHFIPAQKSEEPIKKLEKLVAEIRPSGDFSIEAAVEKIRKRIKKNAVVFIISAMSFPENFHPHSPRDYQTGRPTYLFLVDGYDFVDKREDEVFRKLMISTANKQRRYIKAVSHFFNGIGIKTATARERDLLLRLMAEYGYARTLNLGG from the coding sequence ATGATCAAGAAGTCCGGCTATGCTCTGATCTCAGCGGTCACAAGTGCGGTACTTGAGGCCCTGTTCTTCGGATACAGGTACTTCATAATATTCTCCCTTGTACTGTTCTTCGTCATAGCTGCGGACATTATACTCTTCAACAAGGGGACGGCAACAGATCTGTTCAGGATAAGAATCGAAAGGTTCCTGAAGGACGATCATGGCAGGAAACACCAGCCCAAGGAAATAAGGGTAAGGTTCACCAATCCCACATCCAGGACAATAACCTTTCACTATTACGACACTCTTTCGGATGTGTTCAGGACAGAAGGAGATTTCGAGGGTGAAATTGCCCTGTCTCCTGGGCAGACTGTTGAAAAGGCATACTCCATAGAATCCATAGCCATTGGGAAATACAAAATCGGTCCCCTCATAACCTACGTGCAGGACCCCATGAAGATATGCATCACCCGATCCATTCTGGAGAAGATAGATGAGGTGAAGATAGGCCCTGCCCTTTCAGATATCTACACGCAACGCAGCGAGAGGCTCAGCAATTTCCTTTTCACTGCAGGCATGCACTATTCCAGGAAATCCGGGCAGGGATACGATTTCTATGGTGTGAGGCAATATGTTGAATCTGACGATTTCCGATATATAGTGTGGGACAGGTACAATGGCGGTGATTATGAAGATCTCTTCATCAAGCAGATGGAGGAAGAGCGGCAGATCGATGTTTACTTTGTCATGGATTACAGCAGCGGAATGAATCAGGGGACTGCAACAAGGAGAATGTACGACACAGTTGTGACAAGCGTCCTAAATGCATCTTATTCAATCATAAAGAATCGTGATGGTGTGGGCTTCCAGGTAATATCATCCAGCCTCGATCACTTCATTCCTGCCCAGAAGTCGGAGGAACCCATCAAGAAGCTTGAAAAGCTTGTGGCAGAGATACGCCCTTCCGGTGACTTTTCCATTGAGGCTGCTGTGGAGAAAATCAGGAAGCGAATCAAGAAGAATGCAGTTGTGTTCATCATATCCGCCATGTCATTCCCTGAAAACTTTCATCCACACTCGCCAAGGGATTACCAGACCGGGAGGCCAACGTACCTGTTCCTTGTTGACGGGTATGATTTTGTGGATAAGCGTGAGGACGAGGTTTTCCGCAAGCTAATGATCAGTACGGCCAACAAGCAGAGGCGATATATCAAAGCCGTCTCGCACTTCTTCAATGGAATAGGCATAAAGACCGCAACAGCCAGGGAAAGGGACCTTCTGCTCAGGCTTATGGCTGAATATGGTTATGCTCGCACACTGAATCTTGGAGGATAA
- a CDS encoding MoxR family ATPase — translation MTETEFVDVGELRNTVRRIETAIGKRVIGSEKIVRFMFIALLSNNHVLLEGVPGLAKTMLASEFSRNLCMDFKRIQFTPDMLPSDVTGTMVFNLEAKKIEFRRGPIFANVLLADEINRTPAKVQSALLEGMEEKKVSVGGEDYNLPEPFLVIATQNPIEQEGTFPLAEALMDRFLFRYILTYPSREEEMGILKSLSLPEEEVQNDIDSNRILSLRKEVSKIYASDEIITYIVDIIRTTRTNDLILVGASPRTTAKYLMAAKANAMLNGREYVIPEDVRFLAHELLNHRIMLRPEALLENGGDAMSTVNRVIDRVISQVATPK, via the coding sequence ATGACTGAAACTGAATTTGTAGATGTTGGGGAGTTGAGGAACACAGTAAGGAGAATAGAAACTGCCATTGGTAAACGTGTAATAGGGTCAGAGAAGATAGTCCGGTTCATGTTCATTGCCCTCCTGAGCAACAATCATGTGCTTCTGGAGGGGGTCCCAGGACTGGCCAAGACAATGCTTGCCAGCGAGTTCTCCAGAAACCTGTGCATGGATTTCAAGAGGATCCAGTTCACGCCCGATATGCTTCCATCAGATGTGACTGGAACCATGGTCTTCAACCTTGAAGCCAAGAAGATAGAGTTCAGAAGGGGGCCCATATTTGCAAACGTGCTCCTTGCAGATGAAATTAACAGGACTCCGGCCAAGGTGCAGTCCGCCCTTCTGGAAGGAATGGAAGAAAAGAAGGTCTCAGTTGGGGGTGAAGATTACAATCTACCGGAACCGTTCCTGGTCATAGCCACGCAGAATCCAATAGAGCAGGAGGGGACATTCCCACTGGCAGAAGCTCTGATGGACAGGTTTCTCTTCAGGTACATCCTGACATACCCCTCCAGGGAAGAGGAAATGGGCATACTCAAATCACTCTCCCTGCCGGAAGAGGAAGTGCAGAACGATATTGATTCCAACAGGATCCTGTCCCTCAGGAAAGAGGTTTCAAAGATATATGCAAGCGATGAGATCATAACATATATTGTGGACATTATCCGCACAACGAGAACCAATGATCTTATACTTGTCGGCGCGAGCCCCAGGACTACTGCAAAGTATCTTATGGCGGCAAAGGCAAACGCAATGCTCAACGGACGGGAATACGTAATTCCCGAGGACGTCAGATTTCTGGCACACGAACTTCTGAACCACAGGATAATGCTCCGGCCTGAAGCACTGCTAGAAAATGGAGGAGATGCCATGAGCACAGTCAACCGGGTTATTGACCGGGTTATATCGCAGGTAGCGACGCCAAAATGA
- a CDS encoding DUF5591 domain-containing protein, protein MFIDEAFFGIARTGTMDGGIRYPFIFTSGPGGSVKRTGDGLAFSSGDRIPLETVYPYKHDLNVFPVGDNIVMLPEGLQLAQRPRKLLEAIYAIRKEYGLSKLIYVQGLSDPYLLPALVYAGVSLFDDSTLRMESLAGMKFTELGYTQSHENPFQENLQFTQNILSLLSLSIRNGTLREVVEKFQFSSKASEMIRIMDSTYLKESEEAFPRRTPYIKANSLESLRRPDIFRYRQYISDIYTKPPGRDIALLIPCSARKPYSESKSHKRIIEALGPYRSALHELIVTSPVGLVPRELESTYPARFYDIPVIGDWYEDERVMIKKILSDYFSRNSYSKIFTFVGQDLEFIGEVLPDDTVSIQWNDDRDASITRLRDGIAQYMRDQGSIAPKPRKIEPYVQIASYQFGDWIREYVEKCKIVRNYNSEMLTMDGKPFLVYNPALGKFTINKASGSIFLDHNKFVVEIDDFKPTASVYAVGVVSATEDIRQEDEVVLAHSGKVMGVGVAKMPGIGMVSLKKGVAVKVRN, encoded by the coding sequence ATGTTCATAGACGAAGCTTTCTTTGGGATAGCCAGGACGGGTACCATGGATGGCGGCATCCGCTATCCCTTTATTTTCACATCAGGGCCAGGCGGTTCCGTCAAACGCACCGGGGACGGACTTGCCTTCTCCAGTGGGGACAGAATTCCACTTGAGACGGTATATCCCTACAAACATGACCTGAATGTCTTTCCGGTAGGTGACAATATTGTGATGCTTCCAGAGGGCCTGCAGCTTGCCCAGAGGCCAAGGAAGCTTCTTGAGGCCATATATGCCATAAGAAAGGAATATGGGCTTTCAAAGCTCATCTATGTGCAGGGATTATCAGATCCTTACCTTCTCCCTGCATTGGTATACGCAGGGGTATCACTCTTTGATGATTCCACGTTGAGAATGGAAAGCCTGGCAGGAATGAAGTTTACAGAACTTGGCTACACCCAATCCCATGAAAATCCTTTTCAGGAAAATCTGCAATTCACACAGAATATCCTCTCACTTCTGTCTCTATCAATCAGGAATGGGACGCTACGGGAGGTCGTGGAGAAATTCCAGTTCTCATCCAAGGCTTCTGAGATGATCAGGATAATGGATTCCACATACCTGAAGGAAAGTGAAGAAGCATTTCCACGCAGAACCCCATATATAAAGGCTAACTCGCTGGAATCACTTCGGAGGCCAGATATCTTCAGGTACAGGCAGTACATTTCTGATATCTATACAAAGCCGCCGGGAAGGGACATTGCTCTGCTCATTCCATGCTCTGCAAGAAAGCCATATTCGGAATCAAAGTCACATAAGAGGATCATTGAGGCACTGGGACCTTACAGAAGTGCACTTCATGAATTGATTGTTACATCGCCGGTGGGCCTGGTTCCAAGGGAACTTGAGTCCACATATCCCGCCAGGTTCTATGACATCCCGGTAATAGGGGACTGGTATGAGGATGAGCGTGTCATGATAAAGAAAATCCTTTCCGACTATTTTTCAAGGAACAGCTACAGTAAAATATTCACATTTGTAGGGCAGGATCTGGAATTCATTGGGGAAGTTCTTCCTGATGACACCGTAAGCATTCAATGGAATGATGATAGAGACGCATCAATTACGAGGCTGAGGGATGGGATTGCACAGTACATGAGAGATCAGGGCTCTATTGCTCCAAAACCACGTAAAATCGAGCCGTACGTGCAGATCGCTAGCTACCAGTTCGGGGACTGGATCAGGGAATATGTGGAAAAGTGCAAAATTGTGAGAAATTATAACAGTGAAATGCTCACAATGGATGGAAAACCATTTCTTGTTTACAACCCAGCCCTGGGGAAATTCACCATAAACAAGGCTTCCGGTTCAATCTTCCTTGATCACAATAAATTCGTGGTGGAAATTGACGATTTCAAGCCCACCGCAAGTGTTTACGCGGTGGGAGTCGTATCGGCAACTGAAGACATAAGGCAGGAAGACGAGGTTGTGCTTGCCCACTCTGGAAAGGTAATGGGTGTTGGCGTTGCCAAGATGCCGGGGATTGGAATGGTTTCACTGAAGAAGGGTGTTGCAGTGAAGGTCAGGAACTGA
- a CDS encoding exosome complex RNA-binding protein Csl4 — translation MEQNSVSNVHMVVPGDVIATAEEYVPGKNTSESEGKIISLAFGSVRKDDRNLTVSVQPLKKRSSIKTGETVYGQVYRMDQRKASVRIGAALDPETGLIQFNADGYVNLPQQYDRNSMPPLRIGDIIRAKVMRTGDRGFELSINGRNLGVLKTLCLRCRLPMVKKDGVLYCENCEKSEVRKVAEDYGEINIVGDA, via the coding sequence ATGGAACAGAACAGTGTTTCAAATGTCCATATGGTTGTTCCGGGCGACGTCATTGCGACTGCCGAGGAATATGTTCCTGGCAAGAATACGTCCGAAAGTGAGGGAAAAATAATCTCGCTTGCTTTTGGCAGTGTCAGGAAAGATGACAGGAACCTGACAGTCTCAGTGCAGCCACTGAAGAAGCGATCATCCATCAAGACTGGTGAAACAGTGTATGGACAGGTATACCGGATGGATCAGAGAAAGGCGTCCGTAAGGATAGGTGCTGCTCTTGATCCTGAAACTGGCCTTATCCAGTTCAATGCGGATGGGTATGTCAACCTTCCACAGCAGTACGACAGGAATTCCATGCCGCCACTGAGGATTGGGGATATAATAAGAGCTAAGGTCATGAGAACAGGTGATCGAGGTTTTGAGCTTTCAATAAATGGCCGGAATCTTGGAGTCCTGAAGACACTCTGCCTGAGATGCAGGCTTCCAATGGTGAAGAAAGATGGTGTTCTTTACTGTGAAAACTGCGAGAAGAGTGAGGTTAGAAAAGTAGCGGAAGATTACGGTGAAATAAATATAGTTGGGGATGCATGA
- a CDS encoding LSM domain-containing protein — protein MIMPMKMLEENLNKHVALLLKDNRVLEGVLSGYDEYMNMVLDEVQESDEEVTRKLGTVIIRGSNVVRIVPK, from the coding sequence ATGATAATGCCTATGAAAATGCTTGAAGAGAATCTGAATAAACATGTTGCTCTGCTGCTGAAGGATAACAGGGTCCTGGAAGGAGTTCTTTCCGGATATGACGAATACATGAACATGGTGCTGGACGAGGTCCAGGAAAGCGACGAAGAAGTTACCCGTAAGCTGGGAACAGTCATTATACGGGGAAGCAATGTAGTGCGCATTGTTCCTAAGTGA
- a CDS encoding peroxiredoxin encodes MPEENRFPLIGEKFPEMSIETTHGNMKLPDVFKGKWFMLFSHPGDFTPVCTTEFYSFARRYDDFQKLGTELIGLSVDSTISHIEWVNWISANLKIEVPFPIIGDAMGRVASRLGMIQAESSSSTVRAVFIVDPNSTVRLIMYYPLEIGRNVDELLRAIKALQMADKYKAAVPANWPYNELIGDKILNPPPKNTRDVPARMKEFKGYAWWLTYKDAPESDVQEIKKIVKPKTEK; translated from the coding sequence ATGCCTGAAGAAAACAGATTTCCATTGATAGGGGAGAAATTCCCCGAGATGAGTATTGAAACGACGCATGGGAACATGAAACTTCCTGACGTTTTTAAGGGAAAGTGGTTCATGCTTTTCAGCCATCCGGGCGATTTCACACCCGTATGCACAACAGAATTCTATTCATTCGCTAGAAGATATGATGATTTCCAGAAACTTGGCACTGAGCTTATTGGATTGTCTGTGGACAGCACCATCAGCCATATTGAATGGGTCAACTGGATCTCTGCTAACCTCAAGATAGAAGTACCGTTCCCCATAATCGGCGATGCAATGGGAAGGGTTGCCAGCAGACTGGGAATGATTCAGGCTGAATCTTCTTCCTCAACTGTACGCGCAGTGTTCATCGTTGATCCAAACTCAACTGTGAGGCTTATTATGTATTACCCACTTGAAATAGGAAGGAACGTTGATGAGCTTCTCAGGGCCATAAAAGCTCTGCAGATGGCGGATAAATACAAGGCAGCCGTTCCGGCCAACTGGCCCTATAACGAACTCATTGGAGATAAGATACTCAACCCGCCGCCCAAAAACACCAGGGACGTACCGGCCCGCATGAAGGAATTCAAGGGATACGCCTGGTGGTTGACATACAAAGACGCACCGGAAAGCGACGTTCAGGAGATAAAGAAAATTGTGAAACCGAAGACCGAAAAGTAA